One segment of Neisseria mucosa DNA contains the following:
- a CDS encoding PIG-L deacetylase family protein, translating to MFLILTGLILTFFVLLFIITSIIHKKQFAYNTHQDYNYPSLPSTAHATLKGGSLTLPATVSGRDTVIAKIRIKSNWMGLLFLPFVETISSKGKWKQYFEYGAKGVRYINLSDTFSDSDKTVRLEGKYLTLADQEIELSVYPRENLDGKKILVLAPHADDAELSAYGLYEKHAANSMICTLTASEGGSFHYGNLYGQCDCDTQAQYLQKGRMRVWNSLTVPLLAGVPSEHILQLGYFDSTLTAMRQNPEKEIKSTKIDTADVDIFRHANTSPLAQQLKPGSTWNSLVDNLGYLIETFQPDIIVSPSPNIDTHPDHQHTTLAAIEALRKIDYRRGNLFLHTIHYLSDDFPIGKVGSSLSLPPLAEQPFYFQSIYSHPLDKEEQNRKLLALDAMNDIRPNSDGYMRWNTMIFKGLNKLRHHILHIDKDLVNRFVRSNEFFYSVPITDLYQEETLKKITYQGKAQ from the coding sequence ATGTTTCTAATACTGACGGGGCTGATACTGACTTTTTTTGTTTTGTTGTTTATTATTACTTCAATTATTCATAAAAAACAGTTTGCCTATAACACGCACCAAGACTATAACTATCCCTCCCTTCCCTCTACCGCGCATGCAACCCTCAAAGGCGGCAGCCTGACCTTGCCCGCCACTGTCAGCGGACGGGATACCGTCATTGCCAAAATCCGCATCAAGTCCAACTGGATGGGACTGCTGTTCTTGCCTTTTGTCGAAACCATTTCATCCAAAGGCAAATGGAAGCAATATTTCGAATACGGTGCAAAAGGCGTGCGCTATATCAATCTGAGCGACACCTTCTCCGACAGCGACAAAACCGTCCGTTTGGAAGGCAAATACCTGACTTTGGCCGATCAAGAAATCGAACTCTCTGTTTATCCGCGTGAAAACCTCGACGGCAAAAAAATCCTTGTCCTCGCGCCCCATGCCGACGATGCCGAACTCAGCGCATACGGTTTGTACGAAAAACACGCCGCCAATTCAATGATCTGCACTTTAACCGCCAGCGAAGGCGGCAGCTTCCACTATGGCAACCTTTACGGCCAATGCGACTGCGACACTCAGGCCCAATATCTGCAAAAAGGCCGGATGCGCGTTTGGAACAGCCTGACCGTCCCCCTTTTGGCCGGCGTGCCGTCTGAACACATCCTGCAACTGGGCTACTTCGACAGCACATTGACCGCCATGCGCCAAAATCCGGAAAAAGAGATTAAATCGACCAAAATCGATACGGCCGACGTCGATATTTTCCGCCATGCCAACACCTCCCCATTGGCGCAACAACTCAAGCCCGGCTCAACCTGGAACAGCTTGGTAGACAATCTCGGCTATCTGATAGAAACATTCCAGCCGGACATTATCGTGTCGCCTTCACCCAATATTGACACGCATCCCGACCACCAACACACAACGCTCGCCGCCATCGAAGCCCTGCGTAAAATCGATTACCGCCGCGGCAATCTGTTTTTGCACACCATCCATTATCTGAGCGACGACTTCCCAATCGGCAAAGTAGGCTCTTCCCTCAGCCTGCCGCCGCTTGCCGAACAGCCGTTTTACTTCCAAAGCATCTATTCCCATCCTTTGGACAAAGAGGAACAAAACCGCAAACTCCTCGCCCTTGATGCCATGAACGACATCCGCCCCAATTCAGACGGCTATATGCGTTGGAACACCATGATATTCAAAGGCCTAAACAAACTGCGGCACCACATCCTCCACATCGACAAAGACTTGGTCAACCGCTTTGTCCGCAGCAACGAATTCTTCTATAGCGTCCCCATTACCGACCTGTACCAAGAAGAGACGCTGAAAAAAATCACCTATCAGGGCAAAGCCCAATAA
- the aspS gene encoding aspartate--tRNA ligase, translated as MRTNYCGLISEQYLDQTVTVKGWVHRRRDHGGVIFIDLRDREGIVQVVIDPDTPEAFAAADSSRNEYVLSITGRVRNRPEGTTNDKMISGKIEILAKEIEVLNAAATPPFQIDDENISENVRLTNRVIDLRRPTMQRNLRLRYQVAMGVRRYLDAQGFIDIETPMLTRSTPEGARDYLVPSRVHPGEFFALPQSPQLFKQLLMVAGFDRYYQITKCFRDEDLRADRQPEFTQIDLETSFLNEDEIMDITEGMAKQVFKDALGVDLGDFPRMPYSETMFYYGSDKPDMRINLKFTELTDLMKTEEFKVFRGAADMKGGRVVALRVPNGAKFSRKEIDEYTKFVGIYGAKGLAYIKVNDVSNLSNGEDSGLQSPIVKFLSENALKEIIERTGAQNGDIIFFGADKAKVVNEAIGALRIKVGLEHGKDNGYFVDEWKPLWVVDFPMFEYDEEADRYVAVHHPFTAPKEGHEDLMVSDPANCLARAYDMVLNGWEIGGGSIRIHRADVQEKVFAALKISPEEQQEKFGFLLDNLKFGAPPHGGLAFGLDRLVTLMTGAESIRDVIAFPKTQRAQCLLTNAPNVVDDKQLRELSLRLRQKAVETKEA; from the coding sequence ATGCGTACCAACTATTGTGGCCTTATCAGCGAGCAATACTTAGACCAAACCGTTACCGTCAAAGGCTGGGTACACCGCCGACGCGACCACGGCGGTGTGATTTTTATCGACCTGCGCGACCGCGAAGGCATCGTTCAAGTCGTTATCGACCCTGACACTCCGGAAGCATTTGCCGCTGCCGACTCTTCCCGCAACGAATACGTTTTGAGCATTACCGGCCGCGTACGCAATCGTCCTGAAGGTACAACCAACGACAAAATGATTTCCGGCAAAATCGAAATCCTTGCCAAAGAAATCGAAGTCTTGAACGCTGCCGCTACACCTCCGTTCCAAATTGACGATGAAAACATCAGCGAAAACGTTCGCCTGACCAACCGCGTTATCGACTTGCGCCGTCCTACCATGCAACGCAACCTGCGCCTGCGTTACCAAGTGGCCATGGGCGTTCGCCGCTACTTGGATGCGCAAGGCTTCATCGACATTGAAACCCCGATGCTGACCCGCTCCACTCCGGAAGGCGCGCGCGACTACCTCGTGCCGAGCCGCGTTCATCCGGGCGAATTCTTCGCTCTGCCACAATCACCGCAATTGTTCAAACAATTGCTGATGGTGGCCGGTTTCGACCGTTACTACCAAATCACCAAATGTTTCCGTGACGAAGATTTGCGTGCCGACCGTCAACCTGAATTCACTCAAATCGACTTGGAAACCTCGTTCTTGAACGAGGATGAAATCATGGACATCACCGAAGGCATGGCCAAACAAGTCTTCAAAGACGCATTGGGCGTGGATTTGGGCGATTTCCCACGCATGCCTTATTCTGAAACCATGTTCTACTACGGCTCTGACAAACCGGATATGCGCATCAACTTGAAATTTACCGAGTTGACCGACCTGATGAAAACGGAAGAATTTAAAGTTTTCCGCGGCGCAGCCGACATGAAAGGCGGTCGCGTGGTTGCTCTGCGCGTACCGAACGGCGCGAAATTCAGCCGCAAAGAAATTGACGAATACACCAAATTTGTCGGCATCTACGGCGCGAAAGGTCTGGCCTACATCAAAGTGAACGATGTCAGCAACCTCTCCAACGGCGAAGACAGCGGCCTGCAATCTCCAATCGTCAAATTCCTGTCTGAAAACGCCCTGAAAGAAATCATCGAGCGTACCGGCGCGCAAAACGGCGACATCATCTTCTTCGGCGCAGACAAAGCCAAAGTCGTGAACGAAGCCATCGGCGCGCTGCGTATCAAAGTCGGCTTGGAACACGGCAAAGACAACGGCTACTTCGTAGACGAATGGAAACCTTTGTGGGTTGTCGATTTCCCAATGTTCGAATACGACGAAGAAGCCGACCGCTACGTTGCCGTGCACCATCCGTTTACCGCGCCTAAAGAAGGTCATGAAGACCTGATGGTTTCCGACCCGGCAAACTGCCTGGCCCGTGCCTACGACATGGTATTGAACGGCTGGGAAATCGGCGGCGGCTCTATCCGTATCCACCGCGCAGACGTACAAGAGAAAGTGTTTGCCGCTCTGAAAATCAGCCCTGAAGAGCAACAAGAGAAATTCGGCTTCCTCTTGGATAACTTGAAATTCGGTGCACCTCCTCACGGCGGCCTTGCATTCGGCCTCGACCGTCTGGTTACCCTGATGACCGGTGCGGAATCCATCCGCGACGTGATTGCCTTCCCAAAAACACAACGCGCCCAATGTCTGCTGACCAATGCGCCTAATGTGGTAGACGACAAACAGCTGCGCGAGTTGAGCCTGCGTCTGCGTCAAAAAGCAGTTGAAACAAAAGAAGCATAA
- a CDS encoding DUF502 domain-containing protein codes for MTEAAAESGKIAKALKKYLITGVLVWLPIAVTIWAMSYIISAADRLINLLPESWQPQHFWGFNIPGLGIVAATVVLFVTGVFAANVLGRRILGAWDSLLGRIPVVKSIYSSVKKVSESLLSDSSRSFKTPVLVPFPQPGIWTIAFVSGHIPAKLKGSLPQDDDYISVYVPTTPNPTGGYYIMVKKSDVRELDMSVDQALKYVISLGMVMPDDLPVKALPAQKPSKDGHTEHNN; via the coding sequence ATGACAGAAGCCGCAGCCGAAAGCGGAAAAATCGCCAAGGCTTTAAAGAAATACCTGATTACAGGCGTGCTGGTTTGGTTGCCGATTGCCGTAACCATCTGGGCGATGAGCTATATCATCTCCGCCGCCGACAGACTGATCAACCTATTACCGGAAAGCTGGCAGCCCCAGCATTTCTGGGGGTTCAACATTCCCGGCTTGGGCATCGTCGCCGCCACAGTCGTCTTGTTCGTTACCGGCGTATTTGCCGCCAACGTATTGGGCAGACGGATTCTCGGCGCATGGGACAGCCTTTTAGGACGTATCCCCGTCGTCAAATCCATCTACTCCAGCGTTAAAAAAGTTTCCGAATCCCTGCTCTCCGACAGCAGCCGCTCGTTCAAAACCCCCGTACTGGTTCCCTTTCCGCAACCGGGCATTTGGACGATAGCCTTTGTTTCCGGCCATATCCCCGCCAAACTCAAAGGCAGCCTGCCGCAAGATGACGACTATATTTCCGTTTACGTCCCAACCACGCCCAACCCGACCGGCGGCTATTACATCATGGTGAAAAAAAGCGACGTTCGCGAGCTGGACATGAGTGTGGATCAGGCATTGAAATATGTGATTTCACTGGGCATGGTCATGCCGGACGACTTGCCGGTTAAAGCCCTACCTGCCCAAAAACCGTCTAAAGACGGTCATACCGAACACAACAATTAA
- a CDS encoding phospholipase A: protein MNKMLKHSLSIGFIAAAPLAAADTALHCTTIQDNATRLACYDNIYSAQLPPQSPLPQAQTETAKTPVDLEKSVRKSIEKKEAAIVFDNPTHPNISDDVLSETADSYTPLSLMYDLDKNDTRGLLSVREHNPMYLMPVWYNSSPNYYPESPSRGVTTQEKFSEQKRLETKMQVSFKSKIAEDLFKTRADVWFGYTQKSDWQIFNQGRKSAPFRNTDYEPEIFITQPVKADLPFGGKLRMVGAGFVHQSNGQSRPESRSWNRVYAMAGMEWGKLTVIPRVWMRAFDQKGEDDDNPDINKYMGYGDLKVQYRFNDKQNVYSVLRYNPKSGRGAVEAAYTFPIKGKLKGVVRGFHGYGESLIDYNHKQNGIGFGLMFNDWDGI from the coding sequence ATGAACAAGATGTTGAAACATTCCCTAAGTATCGGATTCATTGCCGCCGCCCCGCTGGCCGCCGCCGATACCGCCCTACACTGCACCACCATTCAAGACAACGCCACCCGTTTGGCGTGTTACGACAACATCTACTCGGCGCAACTCCCCCCTCAATCCCCACTGCCGCAAGCGCAAACCGAAACGGCCAAAACACCGGTCGACCTCGAAAAAAGCGTGCGCAAGAGCATTGAGAAAAAAGAAGCGGCCATTGTATTCGACAACCCTACCCACCCGAATATTTCAGACGACGTATTAAGCGAAACTGCCGACAGCTACACGCCTTTAAGCCTGATGTACGATTTGGATAAAAACGACACACGCGGCCTGTTGAGCGTACGCGAGCATAATCCTATGTACCTCATGCCTGTTTGGTACAACAGCAGCCCCAACTATTACCCTGAATCCCCCAGCCGCGGCGTAACCACGCAGGAAAAATTCAGCGAGCAAAAACGCCTCGAAACCAAAATGCAGGTTTCCTTCAAAAGCAAGATTGCCGAAGATTTATTCAAAACCCGTGCCGACGTATGGTTTGGCTATACCCAAAAATCCGACTGGCAAATCTTCAACCAAGGCCGTAAATCCGCTCCGTTCCGCAATACCGACTACGAACCCGAAATCTTCATTACCCAACCCGTTAAAGCAGACCTGCCTTTCGGCGGCAAACTGCGCATGGTCGGCGCAGGTTTTGTTCACCAGTCCAACGGTCAAAGCCGCCCTGAATCACGCTCATGGAACCGGGTTTACGCCATGGCCGGCATGGAATGGGGCAAGCTGACTGTCATCCCTAGAGTTTGGATGCGCGCCTTCGACCAAAAAGGAGAGGACGATGACAATCCGGACATCAACAAATACATGGGTTACGGCGACTTGAAAGTCCAATACCGCTTCAATGACAAACAAAATGTTTATTCCGTCCTGCGTTACAATCCGAAAAGCGGACGCGGCGCCGTTGAAGCGGCCTATACTTTCCCCATCAAAGGCAAACTCAAAGGCGTTGTCCGCGGCTTCCACGGCTACGGCGAAAGTCTGATTGACTACAACCACAAACAAAACGGCATCGGCTTCGGCCTGATGTTCAACGACTGGGACGGCATCTAA
- the rpsT gene encoding 30S ribosomal protein S20, giving the protein MANSAQARKRARQSVKQRAHNASLRTAFRTAVKKVLKAVEAGDKAAAQAVYQESVKVIDRIADKGVFHKNKAARHKSRLSAKVKALA; this is encoded by the coding sequence ATGGCAAACAGCGCACAAGCCCGCAAACGTGCCCGCCAGTCGGTTAAACAACGCGCCCACAACGCCAGCCTGCGTACTGCATTCCGTACCGCTGTGAAAAAAGTGTTGAAAGCAGTTGAAGCCGGCGACAAAGCTGCTGCTCAAGCAGTTTACCAAGAATCCGTTAAAGTCATCGACCGCATCGCTGACAAAGGCGTATTCCACAAAAACAAAGCAGCTCGTCATAAAAGCCGTCTGTCTGCTAAAGTAAAAGCTTTGGCTTAA
- a CDS encoding extracellular solute-binding protein, whose protein sequence is MKKSVLAVLAALSLAACGGGEKKAEQPQAGSAPAANAEAAATDTLNIYNWSNYVDESTVEDFKKANNLKLTYDLYENNETLEAKMLTGKSGYDLVVPGIAFLPRQIEAGAYQKINKDLIPNYKNIDPELLKMLETADPGNQYAVPYFSGVNTLAITAKGKELLGGKLPENGWDLLFKPEYTNKLKSCGIALWDTPSEMFPILLNYLGKDPKGSNPEDLKAAAEVLKSIRPDVKRFSPSIIDELARGDICLAAGNGGDLNLAKARSEEVKNNVGIEVLTPKGMGFWIESWLIPADAKNIVNAHKYINYTLDPEVAAKNGIAVTFAPASKPAREKMPAELVNTRSIFPNEQDMKDGFVMPQMSADAKKLSVNLWQKIKVGSN, encoded by the coding sequence ATGAAAAAATCTGTATTAGCCGTATTGGCCGCATTGTCTTTGGCCGCGTGCGGCGGTGGCGAGAAAAAAGCCGAGCAACCTCAAGCAGGCAGCGCGCCTGCTGCCAATGCCGAAGCAGCCGCCACCGATACTCTGAATATCTACAACTGGTCAAACTACGTTGACGAAAGTACAGTCGAAGACTTCAAAAAAGCCAATAATTTGAAGCTGACTTACGATTTGTATGAAAACAACGAAACGCTGGAAGCCAAAATGCTGACCGGTAAATCCGGCTACGACTTGGTTGTGCCCGGTATTGCCTTCCTGCCGCGCCAAATTGAGGCGGGTGCATACCAAAAAATCAATAAGGATCTGATTCCGAACTACAAAAACATCGATCCTGAATTGCTGAAGATGTTGGAAACCGCCGACCCGGGCAATCAATATGCCGTTCCTTATTTCTCCGGCGTCAATACTTTGGCAATTACTGCGAAGGGCAAAGAACTTTTGGGCGGCAAGCTGCCTGAAAACGGCTGGGATTTGCTGTTCAAACCGGAATACACCAACAAGCTGAAATCTTGCGGCATCGCTTTGTGGGATACACCGAGCGAAATGTTCCCAATCTTGTTGAACTACTTGGGTAAAGATCCTAAAGGCTCGAATCCTGAAGATTTGAAAGCGGCGGCGGAAGTGTTGAAGTCTATCCGTCCTGATGTAAAACGTTTCAGCCCTTCCATCATTGACGAACTGGCGCGCGGCGATATCTGCTTGGCGGCAGGTAACGGCGGCGACTTGAACTTGGCCAAAGCGCGTTCCGAAGAAGTGAAAAACAACGTCGGCATCGAAGTGTTGACGCCGAAAGGCATGGGCTTCTGGATTGAATCTTGGCTGATTCCGGCCGATGCGAAAAACATCGTCAATGCCCACAAATACATCAACTACACGCTTGATCCCGAAGTGGCTGCGAAAAACGGTATTGCCGTAACCTTCGCGCCGGCCAGCAAACCTGCACGCGAAAAAATGCCTGCAGAACTGGTGAACACTCGCTCTATTTTCCCGAACGAGCAAGACATGAAAGACGGTTTCGTGATGCCTCAAATGAGCGCAGATGCGAAAAAACTGTCTGTCAACTTGTGGCAAAAAATCAAAGTCGGCTCAAATTAA
- a CDS encoding EamA family transporter has product MSSNAWLFWALASAGFASLTAIFAKMGLQGIDSDFATFIRTLVILAALVLFLTYTGKWQGVNGFTGRNWTFLILSGLATGASWLAYFKALQLGNASQVAPVDKFSLVLVALMAVVFLDERPSTQEWIGLGLVTAGVLTLALKR; this is encoded by the coding sequence ATGAGCAGCAACGCATGGCTGTTTTGGGCATTGGCATCGGCAGGCTTCGCCTCATTGACCGCCATTTTCGCCAAAATGGGTTTACAAGGCATAGATTCAGATTTCGCCACCTTTATCCGCACCTTGGTCATCCTCGCCGCTTTGGTATTGTTTTTAACCTACACAGGCAAATGGCAGGGTGTGAACGGCTTTACCGGCCGCAACTGGACATTCCTCATCCTATCCGGCCTCGCCACCGGCGCTTCTTGGCTCGCCTACTTCAAAGCCCTGCAACTGGGCAACGCCTCGCAAGTTGCACCCGTCGACAAATTCAGCCTGGTCTTGGTCGCCCTGATGGCCGTCGTTTTCTTAGACGAACGCCCAAGCACGCAGGAATGGATAGGCTTAGGCTTGGTAACCGCAGGCGTATTGACTTTGGCTTTGAAACGATAA